The following are encoded in a window of Castanea sativa cultivar Marrone di Chiusa Pesio chromosome 9, ASM4071231v1 genomic DNA:
- the LOC142609403 gene encoding pyruvate kinase, cytosolic isozyme-like — MEKLLGAAAQGRPKTKIVCTLGPSSRSVDMLERLLRAGMNVARFNFSHGTHAYHQHTLDNLRTAMRNTGAHCAVMLDTKGPEIRTGFLKDSKPVELQQGQEILITTDYNTKCDETMISMSYEKLAKDLKPQSVILCADGSISLTVLDCDKELGLVRCRCENSAVLGEKKNVNLPGVVVDLPTLTDKDIDDILNWGIPNEIDMIALSFVRKGSDLVEVRKLLGKHANNILLISKVENQEGIDNFDEILANSDGFMVARGDLGMEIPIEKIFWAQKMMIRSANIQGKPVITATQMLESMTKSPRPTRAEATDVANAVLDGTDCVMLSGETAAGAYPEIAVQTMAKICAEAENFINYGDLFKRTIETAPMLKSSLESLAASAVHTAHCMKATLILVISKGGNTAKLVAKYRPSVPIISLVVPQITSDVIDLSWSFIAPLRHSLIYRGLVPDICPELASEEAIELAIQNAKGQALCNTGDSVVVLHGLDTDSMIKICTVE, encoded by the exons ATGGAGAAGTTACTTGGTGCTGCAGCCCAGGGCAGGCCAAAGACAAAGATTGTGTGCACTTTGGGACCATCATCGCGGTCAGTGGACATGTTAGAGAGACTTCTTAGGGCAGGGATGAATGTTGCTCGCTTCAACTTCTCTCATGGCACTCATGCTTACCATCAACACACCCTTGATAATCTCAGGACTGCCATGCGCAACACTGGCGCTCACTGTGCTGTCATGTTGGACACTAAG GGTCCAGAGATTCGAACTGGGTTTCTAAAAGATTCAAAGCCCGTTGAACTCCAGCAGGGTCAGGAAATTCTCATCACAACAGACTACAACACAAAGTGTGATGAAACTATGATATCTATGAGCTATGAGAAGCTAGCTAAAGATTTGAAGCCACAAAGCGTTATTCTGTGCGCTGACGGGTCAATTAGTCTCACAGTTCTTGACTGTGACAAGGAATTGGGTTTGGTTAGGTGTCGTTGTGAAAACTCTGCAGTACTTGGTGAAAAGAAGAATGTCAATCTCCCTGGGGTTGTTGTTGATCTCCCAACCTTAACAGACAAGGACATAGATGATATACTGAACTGGGGAATTCCAAATGAGATTGACATGATTGCTTTGTCTTTCGTTCGGAAAGGTTCAGACCTTGTTGAGGTCCGGAAACTACTGGGAAAGCATGCAAACAATATCCTTCTTATTTCAAAG GTTGAAAATCAAGAAGGGATTGATAATTTTGATGAAATTCTTGCAAACTCGGATGGATTCATGGTGGCAAGGGGTGACCTAGGAATGGAAATTCCAATTGAAAAGATATTCTGGGCTCAGAAAATGATGATCCGAAGTGCCAACATACAAGGAAAACCAGTAATAACAGCCACTCAGATGCTGGAGTCCATGACCAAATCTCCCAGGCCTACGCGTGCTGAAGCCACTGATGTTGCCAATGCTGTTCTTGATGGAACTGACTGTGTGATGCTCAGTGGAGAAACTGCCGCTGGCGCCTATCCTGAAATTGCTGTTCAAACTATGGCCAAAATCTGTGCAGAGGCAGAGAATTTCATAAATTATGGAGACCTTTTTAAAAGAACAATAGAAACTGCACCAATGCTTAAGAGTTCATTAGAGAGTTTGGCTGCTTCAGCAGTGCACACAGCCCATTGCATGAAAGCAACTCTGATTTTGGTCATTAGCAAGGGTGGAAACACAGCAAAGCTAGTAGCTAAGTACAGGCCAAGTGTGCCAATAATTTCTCTGGTGGTTCCACAGATAACAAGTGATGTAATTGACTTGTCATGGTCTTTTATAGCTCCATTAAGGCATAGCCTTATTTATAGGGGTCTGGTGCCTGATATATGCCCAGAATTGGCAAGCGAAGAAGCTATAGAATTGGCCATTCAAAATGCAAAGGGTCAGGCACTTTGCAATACTGGAGACTCGGTCGTGGTGTTGCATGGACTTGACACTGATTCCATGATCAAGATCTGTACTGTTGAGTGA